The following proteins come from a genomic window of Bradyrhizobium paxllaeri:
- a CDS encoding Tex family protein: protein MANINRQIAQELGVREEQIAATVELLDGGATVPFVARYRKEITGGLDDAQLRTLEERLTYLRELEARRVAILDSIREQGKLDAALEAQIMAADTKGRLEDIYLPFKPKRRTKAEIAKEAGLEPLSELLLTQPQNDPQVVAASYVNAEKQVADVAAALEGARAILVERFAEDADLIGRLREEMWAGAVMTSTVRKGKKTEGEKFKDYFEYNGALHKLPSHRILALFRGEKEEVLELQIQPEATVPEAGVPSAYELKIMQRFGITDQKRPGDRWLVDTARWAWRTKIQVHLNIDLRMRLWTAAETEGVRVFASNLRDLLLAAPAGARVTMGLDPGYRSGVKTAIVDATGKVVATTTIYPHEPQRQWNEALATLGKLAVQHRVDLIAIGNGTASRETDKLATELVKLLPDLKMSKIVVSEAGASVYSASAFASEELPELDVTLRGAVSIARRLQDPLAELVKIDPKAIGVGQYQHDLGESKLARSLDAVVEDCVNAVGVDANTASAPLLARVSGIGTGLAQSIVQHRDANGPFKSRKDLKQVPRLGPKAFEQCAGFLRINGGEDPLDASGVHPESYPVVRRILTATKSDIKALIGNADVVRQLKPQAFVDETFGLPTVTDILRELEKPGRDPRPAFKAAVFKEGVEEIKDLKPGMILEGTVTNVAAFGAFVDIGVHQDGLVHISAMSKNFIKDPREVVKPGDIVKVKVLEVEVARKRIALTLRLDDEVGAKSDRAPQGKPREFSKASMTSSSPRKPQEQGGALAEALRRAAEKSGRGKAG, encoded by the coding sequence GTGGCAAATATCAACCGACAGATTGCGCAAGAGCTTGGCGTCCGCGAGGAGCAGATCGCGGCAACCGTCGAACTGCTGGATGGCGGCGCCACGGTGCCGTTTGTGGCGCGCTACCGCAAGGAAATCACCGGCGGGCTCGATGACGCGCAATTGCGTACCCTGGAAGAGCGCCTGACCTATTTGCGCGAACTCGAAGCGCGCCGGGTGGCGATCCTCGATTCGATCCGCGAGCAGGGCAAGCTCGACGCCGCGCTGGAAGCGCAGATTATGGCAGCCGACACCAAGGGCCGCCTGGAAGACATCTATCTGCCGTTCAAGCCGAAGCGCCGCACCAAGGCCGAGATCGCCAAGGAAGCCGGCCTCGAGCCGTTGTCCGAGCTGCTGCTGACGCAGCCGCAGAACGATCCGCAGGTCGTTGCGGCAAGTTATGTCAACGCGGAGAAGCAGGTAGCGGATGTGGCTGCCGCCCTCGAAGGCGCCCGCGCGATTCTGGTCGAGCGATTCGCCGAAGACGCCGACCTGATCGGACGCTTACGCGAGGAGATGTGGGCCGGCGCGGTGATGACATCCACGGTGCGCAAGGGCAAGAAGACCGAAGGCGAGAAGTTCAAGGACTATTTCGAATACAACGGAGCCCTCCACAAGCTACCGTCGCATCGCATTCTCGCGCTGTTCCGCGGCGAGAAGGAAGAAGTTCTGGAGCTGCAGATCCAGCCCGAGGCCACCGTGCCCGAGGCCGGCGTCCCCAGCGCCTATGAACTGAAGATCATGCAGCGTTTCGGCATCACCGATCAGAAGCGTCCCGGCGATCGCTGGCTGGTCGACACCGCGCGCTGGGCCTGGCGCACCAAGATCCAGGTGCATCTCAACATCGATCTGCGCATGCGGTTGTGGACGGCGGCCGAGACCGAGGGCGTCCGGGTGTTCGCCTCGAACCTGCGCGACCTCCTGCTGGCGGCGCCGGCCGGCGCGCGCGTCACCATGGGGCTCGATCCCGGCTACCGTTCCGGCGTCAAGACCGCCATCGTCGATGCGACGGGGAAGGTGGTGGCGACCACCACGATCTATCCGCACGAACCGCAGCGGCAATGGAACGAGGCCCTGGCGACGCTGGGCAAGCTCGCCGTCCAGCATCGCGTCGACCTGATCGCGATCGGCAACGGCACCGCCTCGCGCGAGACCGACAAGCTGGCGACCGAACTGGTCAAGCTGCTGCCGGATCTGAAAATGTCGAAGATCGTGGTGTCGGAAGCGGGCGCGTCCGTCTACTCCGCCTCGGCCTTTGCATCGGAGGAATTACCGGAGCTCGACGTCACCTTGCGCGGCGCGGTCTCGATCGCGCGGCGCCTGCAGGACCCGCTCGCCGAACTCGTCAAGATCGATCCGAAGGCAATCGGCGTCGGCCAGTACCAGCACGACCTCGGCGAATCGAAACTGGCGCGCTCGCTGGATGCCGTGGTCGAAGACTGCGTGAACGCCGTCGGCGTCGACGCCAACACCGCTTCCGCGCCGCTGCTGGCGCGGGTGTCGGGCATCGGCACTGGGCTCGCGCAAAGCATCGTGCAGCATCGCGACGCCAACGGCCCGTTCAAGTCGCGGAAAGACCTAAAGCAGGTGCCACGGCTCGGGCCCAAAGCGTTCGAGCAATGCGCCGGCTTCCTGCGCATCAATGGCGGCGAAGACCCGCTCGATGCGTCCGGCGTGCACCCTGAATCCTATCCGGTGGTGCGACGGATCCTCACGGCCACCAAGAGCGACATCAAGGCGCTGATCGGCAATGCCGATGTCGTGCGCCAGTTGAAGCCGCAGGCCTTTGTCGACGAAACGTTCGGCCTGCCGACGGTGACCGACATCCTTCGCGAACTGGAAAAGCCCGGCCGCGACCCGCGCCCGGCTTTCAAGGCAGCCGTCTTCAAGGAAGGCGTCGAAGAGATCAAGGACCTCAAGCCCGGCATGATCCTGGAAGGCACGGTGACCAACGTCGCTGCGTTCGGTGCCTTCGTCGATATCGGCGTGCACCAGGACGGCCTGGTGCACATCTCGGCCATGTCGAAGAACTTCATCAAGGACCCTCGCGAGGTGGTGAAGCCGGGTGATATCGTCAAGGTCAAGGTGCTGGAGGTCGAGGTCGCCCGCAAGCGCATCGCGCTGACGCTGCGCCTCGACGACGAAGTCGGCGCCAAGAGCGACCGTGCGCCGCAAGGCAAGCCGCGCGAGTTTTCCAAGGCGTCGATGACGTCGTCGTCACCACGCAAGCCGCAGGAGCAGGGCGGTGCGCTAGCGGAGGCGCTGCGCCGCGCGGCGGAGAAGAGCGGACGGGGCAAGGCGGGGTAG
- a CDS encoding TRAP transporter permease produces the protein MSGSVAAPAPRVEFDDPHANMQEAEVTRVRTLRGAWRWGLVVATAVTILLCINQQFSLRFFIGYTQLNTEYFYLLIALMLPFTFLIFPGTGSAPLDRIPWYDILLFVVTFACAILLMRSVRKAAEAGWEFGGAPTDVIVAGVIMWVVLMEALRRTGGWSLLLSVLPFTVYPLFADAKWLGPFRGTESTLEQATAYHVLSGESLLGIPIQAFADTVIGFLVFGTALMMTGAGKFFINLSFAMCGTFRGGAAKVCIFASGLLGMMSGSIISNVLTAGTMTIPVMKKSGFRASYAGAIEACASTGAVLAPPVMGATAFVIAQFLNVSYAEVAVAAIIPATLYYVGLFMQVDSYAARHGLKGIPRAELPKVWDTIKDGWYYVFVIALLIVMLLYFKRESHAPFYATALLLVLNQLFSKDTRWTFGTINKFLEVNGRTFVELVGILAGCGLLIGAFSMTGVVSSLANDLLRIAGDNALLLLVMCAFTSLVLGLGLTTTACYIFLAILVAPALEKLGLNRMAVHMFIFYWGMLSSITPPVAIASFAAAGIAGAPAMKTGWESMWVGSIIYFIPFFFVLNPALVLQGPSPYLEGLGLMALAGVGTLFICGGIQGYQVFVGDLRGAGVLEWPLRVLLVIGGFVIATPGGGIMPLSQMQVTMMGLAILVPTVLVALFLVKRQAPAANQLHAP, from the coding sequence ATGAGCGGCAGCGTAGCCGCGCCGGCACCGCGTGTTGAGTTCGATGACCCGCATGCCAACATGCAGGAAGCCGAAGTCACGCGCGTACGAACGTTGCGCGGGGCGTGGCGCTGGGGGCTGGTAGTTGCGACCGCAGTAACCATCCTGCTGTGCATCAACCAGCAATTCTCGCTGCGTTTCTTCATCGGCTACACGCAGCTCAACACGGAGTATTTCTATCTTCTCATCGCGCTGATGCTGCCGTTCACGTTCCTGATCTTTCCAGGAACCGGCAGCGCGCCGCTCGACCGAATTCCCTGGTACGACATCCTGCTTTTTGTCGTCACCTTCGCCTGCGCCATTCTCCTGATGCGCAGCGTCCGCAAGGCGGCCGAGGCCGGCTGGGAATTCGGCGGCGCGCCGACGGACGTGATCGTGGCCGGCGTCATCATGTGGGTGGTGCTGATGGAGGCGTTGCGCCGTACAGGGGGCTGGAGCCTGCTCTTGAGCGTGCTGCCGTTTACCGTCTATCCCCTGTTCGCCGATGCCAAGTGGCTGGGACCGTTCCGCGGCACCGAATCGACGCTCGAACAGGCGACCGCGTATCACGTGCTTTCGGGTGAAAGCCTGCTCGGAATTCCGATCCAGGCCTTTGCCGATACCGTGATCGGCTTTCTGGTGTTCGGCACCGCGCTGATGATGACGGGCGCCGGGAAATTTTTCATCAACCTGTCGTTTGCGATGTGCGGCACCTTCCGCGGCGGCGCCGCGAAGGTCTGCATCTTTGCCAGCGGCCTGCTCGGCATGATGTCGGGTTCGATCATCTCCAACGTGCTGACCGCGGGCACCATGACGATTCCCGTCATGAAGAAGAGCGGCTTCCGCGCCTCCTATGCCGGTGCGATCGAGGCCTGTGCATCGACCGGCGCGGTGCTGGCGCCGCCGGTGATGGGCGCAACCGCCTTCGTGATCGCGCAGTTTCTCAATGTCAGCTACGCCGAGGTCGCGGTTGCCGCGATCATTCCGGCGACGCTCTATTATGTCGGCCTGTTCATGCAAGTGGATTCCTATGCCGCCCGCCACGGGTTGAAAGGCATTCCACGCGCCGAGCTGCCGAAGGTCTGGGACACGATCAAGGACGGCTGGTACTACGTTTTCGTGATCGCGCTGCTGATCGTGATGCTGCTCTACTTCAAGCGAGAGAGCCATGCGCCGTTCTACGCCACTGCGCTGCTTTTGGTGTTGAACCAGCTCTTCTCCAAGGATACCCGCTGGACGTTTGGGACAATCAACAAGTTCCTTGAGGTCAACGGCCGCACCTTCGTCGAACTGGTCGGCATTCTCGCTGGATGCGGGCTCTTGATCGGCGCGTTCTCGATGACCGGTGTGGTATCGAGCCTCGCCAACGACCTGTTGCGGATCGCCGGCGACAATGCGCTCCTGCTGCTCGTGATGTGCGCCTTTACCAGCCTCGTGCTCGGCCTCGGCCTGACCACGACGGCCTGCTACATCTTCCTGGCCATCCTGGTGGCGCCGGCGCTGGAAAAGCTCGGCCTTAACCGCATGGCCGTGCACATGTTCATCTTCTACTGGGGCATGCTCTCCTCGATCACGCCACCTGTCGCCATCGCCTCGTTTGCGGCGGCCGGCATCGCTGGCGCGCCGGCGATGAAGACGGGATGGGAATCGATGTGGGTCGGCAGCATCATCTATTTCATCCCGTTCTTCTTCGTGCTGAACCCGGCGCTGGTGCTGCAGGGACCAAGCCCCTACCTCGAAGGGCTTGGGCTGATGGCGCTGGCAGGTGTCGGCACGCTGTTCATCTGCGGCGGCATTCAGGGTTATCAGGTCTTCGTCGGCGACCTTCGCGGCGCCGGCGTGCTGGAATGGCCACTGCGAGTGCTCCTGGTGATCGGCGGCTTCGTGATCGCGACACCCGGCGGCGGCATCATGCCGCTGTCGCAGATGCAGGTCACGATGATGGGGCTTGCCATCCTGGTGCCGACGGTGCTCGTCGCGCTGTTCCTGGTCAAACGTCAGGCACCGGCGGCGAACCAGTTGCACGCACCCTGA
- the glsA gene encoding glutaminase A: protein MKQSPPPFTAGPAAWASSKPPLLRFLNACHADFTPSTGGAVADYIPELGKADPDHFGISLATLDGHVYEVGDTQVPFTIQSMSKPFVFALALDTLGAARVESVIGVEPSGDPFNSIRLNAENHPFNPMVNAGAIACSGLIYEAKGDAAFDYIRQALGRFAGRELDVDDAVYASESTTGDRNRAIGYLLRTNAVIKDNVAAVLEVYFRQCAILVTARDIAVMAATLANRGVNPVTGEQVLSAYAISRTLSVMTSSGMYDYAGEWIYRIGIPAKSGVGGGILAALPARLGLGSYSPKLDKHGNSVRGIKVCETLSSHYDLHMLNRSDDARNSIIADYDIGNSPSRRVRRAKEQNILAAHHADVRVIELVGTLSFSNVDYVSRQLAAKPRPQLVIFDLRRVTAMTRAGARLLAEEFRELAAHHVTVILSGIRRASPDWNMIAEWTEGLTNIRNYYLLDAAIEWAEDQLVYRYGGAIDFFDATELSEQSLLAGLTDEELTDLVSLASTRTYQTGEKIISAGEPATSLFFLRSGAVHVTLPDGIRLATLTAGMPFGEMALLEPHRSADVLADMAATAYEISLRDFELFRKQHPRAGERIMRNLAQLLADRLILANAKLNVLTSG from the coding sequence ATGAAACAATCGCCTCCTCCGTTTACGGCCGGTCCCGCAGCTTGGGCCAGCTCGAAGCCGCCCTTGCTGCGGTTCCTCAACGCCTGTCACGCCGACTTCACGCCCTCGACCGGCGGCGCGGTCGCCGATTACATCCCCGAGCTCGGCAAGGCCGACCCGGACCATTTCGGCATCAGCCTCGCGACCCTCGACGGCCATGTCTATGAGGTCGGCGACACCCAGGTCCCCTTCACCATCCAGTCGATGTCAAAGCCGTTCGTGTTCGCGCTGGCGCTGGACACGCTGGGAGCGGCACGCGTCGAGAGCGTCATCGGCGTCGAACCCTCCGGCGATCCGTTCAACTCGATCCGCCTCAACGCCGAAAACCATCCCTTCAACCCGATGGTCAATGCCGGCGCGATCGCCTGCTCCGGCCTCATCTACGAAGCCAAGGGCGACGCCGCGTTCGACTACATCCGGCAGGCGCTGGGGCGGTTTGCCGGGCGCGAACTCGATGTCGACGACGCCGTCTATGCTTCCGAAAGCACCACCGGCGACCGCAACCGGGCGATCGGCTATCTCTTGCGCACCAACGCCGTGATCAAGGATAACGTGGCCGCGGTGCTGGAGGTCTATTTCCGGCAATGCGCCATCCTGGTGACAGCACGCGATATCGCCGTGATGGCGGCGACGCTGGCCAATCGCGGCGTCAACCCGGTGACTGGCGAACAGGTGTTGAGCGCCTACGCCATCTCGCGCACGCTTTCCGTGATGACCAGCTCCGGCATGTACGACTATGCGGGAGAGTGGATCTACCGGATCGGCATTCCCGCCAAGAGCGGCGTCGGCGGCGGCATTCTCGCCGCCCTTCCGGCGCGGCTCGGGCTCGGCAGCTATTCGCCGAAACTCGACAAGCATGGCAACAGCGTGCGCGGCATCAAGGTCTGCGAGACGCTGTCGTCGCATTACGACCTGCATATGCTCAACCGCAGCGACGACGCCCGCAACAGCATCATCGCCGATTACGACATCGGCAACAGTCCGTCGCGGCGCGTGCGGCGCGCGAAGGAGCAGAACATCCTTGCCGCGCATCACGCGGACGTCCGCGTCATCGAGCTGGTCGGGACACTGTCGTTCTCAAACGTCGATTACGTCTCGCGGCAGCTGGCGGCCAAGCCACGCCCGCAATTGGTCATTTTCGACCTGCGCCGCGTCACCGCCATGACCCGCGCCGGCGCCCGCCTGCTCGCCGAGGAATTCCGCGAGCTCGCCGCGCACCACGTCACGGTGATTCTATCCGGCATCCGGCGCGCGTCGCCGGACTGGAACATGATCGCGGAATGGACGGAAGGCCTCACCAACATCCGCAACTACTACCTGCTCGACGCCGCGATCGAATGGGCGGAAGACCAGTTGGTCTACCGCTACGGCGGCGCGATCGACTTCTTCGATGCCACTGAATTGTCCGAGCAATCGCTGCTGGCCGGATTGACGGACGAGGAACTGACCGATCTCGTCTCGCTCGCGTCGACCAGGACCTATCAGACCGGCGAGAAGATCATCTCCGCTGGAGAACCCGCCACATCGCTGTTCTTCCTCCGCAGCGGCGCCGTCCATGTCACCCTGCCCGACGGCATCCGCCTGGCGACGCTGACCGCGGGAATGCCCTTTGGCGAAATGGCGCTGCTGGAGCCGCATCGCTCCGCCGACGTACTGGCCGACATGGCCGCGACCGCCTACGAAATTTCGCTCCGCGATTTCGAACTCTTCCGGAAACAGCATCCCCGCGCCGGCGAGCGCATCATGCGCAACCTCGCGCAGCTGCTGGCCGATCGCCTGATCCTGGCCAATGCCAAGCTGAATGTGCTGACGTCGGGTTAG
- a CDS encoding acyl-CoA carboxylase subunit beta, with protein sequence MNWKPELDELARREAFAREMGGVDKVKRQHDQGRLTVRERIDRLIDKNSFHEIGAISGIAEYDESSELKHLTPANCVFGRGKVDGRTVVVVGDDFTVRGGSADASISAKPLMAEEMAHDFRLPIIRVIEGSGGGGSVKTIETRGAANLPGGVGGTRWYWFTTANMARVPVVALGLGSVAGLGAARLAASHYSVMTRNSAMFVAGPPVVKRLGQDLTKQELGGAEIQTRAGGVDDAVDTEEEAFERARRFLSYLPSSVYDLPPTTPCTDDPERAEESLLKAVPRNRRQVYKMRPIIDAVVDKGSFFEVNANFGRPIITGLARLEGRAVLLLASDPFHYGGSWTAEACQKVVRWVDFAETFHLPVVYLMDCPGFMIGLEAEKSATIRHGVRAMAAVNQSTVPWCTIIVRNAFGVAGVVHQPANRYSMRYAWPSAYWGSLPLEGGIEAAYRADIDAADDPALKLKEIEDRLNKLRSPFRSAEKFWVEEVIDPRKTRSLLCEFARLAEPIRTVGPPTNMSTRP encoded by the coding sequence ATGAACTGGAAGCCGGAGCTCGACGAGCTCGCTCGGCGCGAAGCGTTCGCGCGCGAGATGGGAGGCGTTGACAAGGTCAAGCGCCAGCATGACCAGGGCCGGCTCACGGTTCGTGAGCGCATCGACAGACTGATCGACAAGAATTCCTTCCACGAGATAGGCGCGATTTCCGGCATCGCTGAATACGACGAAAGCAGCGAGCTCAAGCACCTGACGCCGGCCAACTGCGTGTTCGGCCGCGGCAAGGTCGACGGCCGCACCGTGGTCGTAGTCGGCGACGATTTCACCGTGCGCGGCGGCTCGGCCGACGCCTCGATTTCGGCCAAGCCGCTGATGGCCGAGGAAATGGCGCATGATTTCCGCCTGCCGATCATCCGTGTGATCGAGGGCTCGGGTGGCGGCGGTTCGGTGAAGACGATCGAGACGCGTGGCGCTGCGAATCTGCCGGGCGGCGTCGGCGGCACGCGCTGGTACTGGTTCACGACGGCGAACATGGCGCGCGTGCCCGTCGTCGCGCTCGGGCTTGGCTCGGTCGCGGGGCTTGGCGCGGCGCGGCTGGCCGCGAGCCATTATTCGGTGATGACCCGGAACTCCGCGATGTTCGTCGCTGGCCCTCCGGTCGTCAAACGCCTCGGCCAGGATCTGACCAAACAGGAGCTCGGCGGCGCCGAGATTCAGACCCGCGCCGGCGGCGTCGATGATGCCGTCGATACCGAGGAGGAGGCGTTCGAACGCGCGCGGCGTTTCCTGTCCTATCTGCCGTCGTCCGTCTACGACCTGCCGCCGACCACGCCGTGCACGGACGATCCGGAGCGCGCGGAGGAATCACTGTTGAAGGCAGTGCCGCGCAACCGCCGCCAGGTCTACAAGATGCGTCCGATCATCGACGCCGTCGTCGACAAGGGTTCGTTCTTCGAAGTGAATGCCAATTTCGGCCGGCCGATCATCACCGGGCTGGCCCGGCTCGAGGGCCGTGCGGTGCTGCTCTTGGCGAGCGATCCCTTCCATTATGGCGGGTCGTGGACGGCGGAGGCGTGCCAGAAGGTGGTGCGCTGGGTCGATTTCGCCGAAACCTTCCATCTGCCGGTGGTCTATCTGATGGACTGCCCCGGCTTCATGATCGGGCTCGAGGCCGAGAAGTCGGCGACCATCCGCCATGGCGTGCGCGCGATGGCGGCGGTCAACCAGTCGACCGTGCCCTGGTGCACGATTATCGTGCGTAATGCGTTCGGCGTCGCGGGTGTCGTGCATCAGCCGGCGAACCGCTATTCGATGCGCTATGCCTGGCCGTCGGCCTATTGGGGCTCGCTGCCGCTGGAAGGTGGCATCGAGGCGGCCTACCGTGCCGATATTGATGCGGCCGATGATCCGGCGCTGAAGCTGAAGGAGATCGAGGACCGGCTCAACAAGCTGCGCTCGCCGTTCCGCTCGGCCGAGAAGTTCTGGGTCGAGGAGGTCATCGATCCCCGCAAGACGCGTTCGCTGTTGTGCGAATTCGCGCGATTGGCGGAGCCGATCCGCACGGTAGGGCCGCCGACCAACATGTCGACGCGGCCGTAG
- a CDS encoding IclR family transcriptional regulator, protein MGRRSERLSKQGMLASDLAGEGDVIQVVSRAFDVLRCFEGHEARLGNLEISSRCGLPRSTVSRLTHTLTRMGQLVYLPRDQKYRIGPSAVAMSTSMMKGLQLRNLIRLRLQDVADQLPGTVGFVIPDRYHLVYLEFARAANALGLHEGTGSRISITSTAAGFAYTAALDTDVGNALIAEMEREIPENAAQLKSRIEDNRRHLREHGYVVGCGTWSPHINGCAVPIWSPQYQTFVVVTIGLLAAMFDEKRLHEEVAPQMLELGVAIGGLLEGAEGDIFANRIERKPLPARPHNNNKIIKTEDTNELEAGARRARSARSVRARDGRR, encoded by the coding sequence ATGGGAAGACGCTCGGAAAGGCTTAGCAAACAGGGAATGCTCGCCAGCGATCTGGCGGGCGAGGGTGACGTGATCCAGGTGGTATCGCGGGCGTTCGACGTCCTGCGCTGCTTCGAGGGTCATGAAGCCAGACTGGGTAATCTGGAAATTTCCAGTCGCTGCGGCCTGCCGCGGTCGACGGTATCGCGGCTCACCCACACGCTGACGCGGATGGGCCAGCTGGTTTATCTACCGCGCGACCAGAAATACCGCATCGGCCCCAGCGCAGTGGCGATGAGCACCTCGATGATGAAGGGGTTGCAGCTTCGGAACCTGATCCGGCTGCGGCTGCAGGATGTCGCCGATCAATTGCCGGGAACCGTCGGCTTCGTGATTCCGGACCGCTATCATCTGGTCTATCTCGAATTTGCCCGCGCCGCGAACGCGCTCGGCCTGCACGAAGGCACCGGCAGCCGCATTTCGATCACGAGCACCGCGGCCGGCTTTGCCTACACCGCAGCGCTCGATACCGATGTCGGCAACGCCCTGATCGCCGAAATGGAACGCGAGATTCCGGAAAATGCAGCACAGTTGAAGTCGCGCATCGAGGACAATCGCCGCCATTTGCGCGAACACGGCTATGTCGTCGGCTGCGGAACCTGGAGCCCGCATATCAACGGCTGTGCGGTGCCGATCTGGTCGCCGCAATATCAAACCTTCGTCGTCGTGACGATCGGCCTTCTCGCCGCGATGTTCGATGAGAAGCGGTTGCACGAGGAAGTGGCGCCGCAGATGCTCGAACTCGGCGTTGCGATCGGCGGCCTGCTCGAAGGCGCCGAAGGCGACATCTTCGCCAACCGTATCGAACGGAAGCCGCTTCCGGCGCGCCCCCACAATAACAACAAGATCATCAAGACGGAGGATACGAATGAACTGGAAGCCGGAGCTCGACGAGCTCGCTCGGCGCGAAGCGTTCGCGCGCGAGATGGGAGGCGTTGA
- a CDS encoding acetyl-CoA carboxylase biotin carboxyl carrier protein subunit, with amino-acid sequence MPEIKIVTEVAGRVCALPVTTGGKVDDGDEIAFVEAMKMEIPVTSTAAGKIKAILVELDDVIAEGQVVAIIEA; translated from the coding sequence ATGCCAGAAATCAAGATCGTCACCGAAGTCGCCGGCCGCGTGTGCGCGCTTCCCGTCACAACCGGTGGCAAGGTCGACGACGGCGACGAGATTGCTTTCGTCGAAGCGATGAAGATGGAAATTCCGGTTACCTCGACGGCCGCTGGAAAAATCAAGGCCATCCTTGTCGAACTCGACGACGTCATTGCCGAAGGACAAGTCGTCGCCATCATCGAAGCTTAG
- a CDS encoding TAXI family TRAP transporter solute-binding subunit, whose amino-acid sequence MIHRLKALAPAALAGISLLTLSAAYADEVKLPPTMVVTAYDTGTAGFNIAVGVGKMMKDKYGTDVRVLPAGNDVARLAPLRAKRAAMSAMGSGSYFAQEGVFEFGTKEWGPQALQLVLSTVDCNGASLGVAKDTGVTEIKQLKGKRVGFVVGSPALNQNALAVLAFGDLKQSDVKVVEFSSYGAMWKGMVNNDVDAAFATTITGPAKELETSPRGIVWPPLPPGDKAGWERVKKVGSFFFPHVATCGAGISKDKPIELGNYPYPIFVSYGSLAADEVYAITKAMITGYDAYKDSAPGAGGLAADRQTKNWVVPVHPGAAKALKEAGQWTDAQEAHNKELLKRQQVLAAAWTDYGKSNPPSDDKAFLEGWMKARAAALAKANMPNGFE is encoded by the coding sequence ATGATTCATCGTTTGAAGGCGCTCGCGCCAGCCGCACTTGCAGGCATTTCATTGCTGACCTTGTCCGCAGCATACGCTGACGAGGTCAAGCTGCCGCCGACCATGGTGGTCACCGCCTATGACACCGGCACCGCCGGCTTCAATATCGCCGTCGGCGTCGGCAAGATGATGAAGGACAAATACGGCACCGACGTTCGCGTGCTGCCCGCCGGCAACGACGTGGCGCGGCTGGCGCCGCTGCGCGCCAAGCGCGCGGCCATGTCCGCCATGGGCTCCGGGTCGTATTTCGCCCAGGAAGGCGTGTTCGAATTCGGCACCAAGGAATGGGGGCCGCAAGCCCTGCAATTGGTGCTGTCTACCGTCGATTGCAACGGCGCTTCGCTCGGGGTCGCCAAGGATACCGGCGTAACGGAGATCAAGCAGCTCAAGGGCAAGCGCGTCGGCTTCGTGGTCGGTTCACCGGCGCTGAACCAGAACGCGCTCGCGGTCCTCGCATTCGGCGACCTCAAGCAAAGCGACGTCAAGGTCGTCGAGTTCTCGAGCTATGGTGCGATGTGGAAGGGCATGGTCAACAACGACGTCGATGCCGCCTTCGCCACTACCATTACTGGTCCGGCGAAGGAACTTGAGACATCGCCGCGGGGCATCGTCTGGCCGCCGCTGCCGCCCGGCGACAAGGCCGGCTGGGAACGCGTGAAAAAGGTTGGCTCGTTCTTCTTCCCGCACGTCGCGACCTGCGGCGCCGGCATCTCCAAGGACAAGCCGATCGAGCTAGGCAACTATCCCTATCCGATCTTCGTGTCTTATGGATCGCTGGCCGCCGACGAGGTCTATGCCATCACCAAGGCGATGATCACGGGCTACGACGCCTACAAGGATTCCGCGCCGGGCGCGGGCGGCCTTGCCGCCGACCGCCAGACCAAGAACTGGGTGGTTCCGGTGCATCCGGGCGCGGCGAAGGCGCTGAAGGAAGCCGGTCAGTGGACCGACGCACAGGAAGCCCACAACAAGGAATTGCTCAAGCGCCAGCAGGTGCTGGCCGCCGCTTGGACGGATTATGGCAAGTCCAATCCGCCCTCGGATGACAAGGCGTTTCTCGAGGGCTGGATGAAGGCGCGCGCCGCTGCGCTGGCGAAGGCGAATATGCCGAACGGCTTCGAATAG